The Struthio camelus isolate bStrCam1 chromosome 5, bStrCam1.hap1, whole genome shotgun sequence genome has a segment encoding these proteins:
- the MTCH2 gene encoding mitochondrial carrier homolog 2, whose amino-acid sequence MADTASQVLLGSGLAVLSQPLMYVKVLVQVGYEPLPPTLGRNIFGRQVYQLPGLFAYAKHIVKVDGRAGLFKGLTPRLCSGAIGTIVHSKVLQRYQEAEQAEPGASKKEPVSSLEQVLKETSREMVARSAATLITHPFHVITLRCMVQFIGRETKYSGTLSAFATIYREEGILGFFAGLIPRLLGDILSLWLCNMLAYLINTYALENGVSTMTEMKSYSQAVTGFFASMLTYPFVLVSNLMAINNCGLAGGLLPYAPTYSSWLDCWSQLRKEGNMSRGNSLFFRKVPTGKRYVWEERRFR is encoded by the exons ATGGCGGACACGGCCTCGCaggtgctgctgggctcggggCTGGCTGTGCTGTCGCAGCCCCTCATGTACGTGAAGGTGCTGGTGCAG GTGGGATACGAGCCTCTTCCGCCAACTCTGGGAAGGAATATTTTTGGACGACAGGTTTACCAGCTGCCGGGTCTCTTTGCTTATG CCAAACACATTGTGAAGGTAGATGGAAGAGCAGGACTCTTCAAAGGCCTGACCCCCCGACTCTGCTCCGGAGCCATCGGCACCATTGTGCACAGCAAAGTGCTGCAG CGGTAtcaggaggctgagcaggctgag CCAGGAGCCAGCAAGAAGGAGCCCGTGTCCTCGTTGGAGCAGGTTCTCAAGGAG acCTCCCGAGAGATGGTTGCTCGCTCCGCCGCAACGCTCATCACCCACCCATTTCATG TGATCACCCTGAGATGTATGGTGCAGTTCATCGGCAGGGAGACCAAGTACAG TGGGACACTAAGCGCCTTCGCCACGATTTACCGAGAAGAGGGCATCCTGGGATTCTTCGC GGGCCTCATCCCCCGGCTTCTTGGAGACATCCTTTCGCTGTGGCTCTGCAACATGCTGGCCTACCTCATCAACACATACGCCCTGGAGAACGGG GTCTCAACCATGACTGAGATGAAGAGCTACTCACAGGCCGTGACTGGA TTCTTTGCTAGCATGCTGACGTACCCCTTCGTGCTGGTCTCCAACCTGATGGCCATTAATAATTGTGG gCTAGCTGGGGGCCTCCTCCCCTACGCACCCACCTACTCGTCTTGGCTGGACTGCTGGAGCCAGCTGCGCAAGGAG GGCAACATGAGCCGAGGGAACAGCCTGTTTTTCCGCAAGGTGCCCACAGGGAAGCGATAtgtgtgggaggagaggagattTCGCTGA
- the AGBL2 gene encoding cytosolic carboxypeptidase 2, which translates to MQPCEHPAAQAILEPYDSFMYRHLRFYGYFRGQKTGQQKSPASSPECGQGRSESQPAEAPSPGRAKPACSSPRGLRKEPMPPGVLEPALCKSKQLLSGQPPGCGSPLPPEPRALFALPSARGPLPAPRWPVECEVVKDRIEHIEWVPPQPEPFYRPTGCEPAPAGGEEHGTIVYHVSPAIGSSCFTRARVGGAQGPLSSPAAPLAGPHDTTLLFESRFESGNLQKAVKVGPYEYVLTLRPDLYTSKHTQWFYFRVQNTRKDPVYRFTITNLAKPKSLYSEGVKPLLYSQRDAQGRGIGWRRAGDDIRYYRGGAGEGQAAYRLTWTVRFPHDSDTCYFAHSYPYTYSDLQRYLQAVVGDPVRSRYCKVRALCRSLAGNTVYLLTITGPAGVAVKRTVVLSARAHPGESGGSWVMRGFLDFILSDAPGAQLLRQLFVFKVVPMLNPDGVVVGNTRCSLAGRDLNRAYRTALKDSFPCVWHTRAMVERVLAEREILLYCDFHGHSRKNNVFMYGCNGSGAGAAPRLHERVFPLMLSKNAPDKFSFRSCKFKVQKSKEGTGRIVMWRMGISNSYTMEAAFGGSTLGERHSHFSVEDLKSLGHHLCHTLLDFCDPDPAKVQQCLLELEALLQRRLQQKLGCEPASGGSWSDVSLSDLESSTGGSDSSESDDPAARLRGLAEQLQQRKKKRLLTRRERNGPRQRHAVSRDRPSISVRPGSPRPRRRPAPRAAPRAEGIEQAAGLGFIAVLAPRA; encoded by the exons ATGCAGCCCTGCGAGCACCCCGCTGCCCAG gccATCCTTGAGCCCTACGACAGCTTCATGTACAGACACCTGCGCTTCTACGGCTACTTCCGAG GCCAGAAGACAGGCCAGCAGAAGAGCCCCGCGTCCTCCCCGGAGTGCGGGCAGGGGCGCTCCGAGAGCCAGCCTGCTGAGGCACCCAGCCCGGGCAGGGCCAAGCCAGCCTGCAGCTCTCCGCGGGGCCTCAGGAAGGAGCCGATGC CCCCTGGGGTGCTGGAGCCGGCCCTCTGCAAGAGCAAGCAGCTCCTCTCGGGGCAGCCTCCGGGCTGCGGTTCCCCGCTGCCGCCGGAGCCGCGGGCTCTCTTCGCCCTGCCGTCGGCGCGAGGTCCCCTTCCTGCTCCCCGCTGGCCCGTCGAGTGCGAAGTTGTCAAGGACAGGATCGAGCACATCG AGTGGGTCCCCCCTCAACCGGAGCCCTTCTACCGGCCCACGGGCtgcgagccggccccggccggcggcgaggaGCACGGCACCATCGTCTACCACGTCAGCCCAG ccATCGGCAGCTCCTGTTTCACCCGTGCTCGGGTCGGGGGTGCCCAGGGCCCCCTCTCCTCGCCGGCAGCCCCCCTGGCAGGCCCCCACGACACCACCCTCCTTTTCGAATCGCGCTTTGAGAGCGGCAACCTCCAGAAGGCTGTCAAGGT GGGCCCCTACGAGTACGTGCTGACTCTGCGGCCGGACCTGTACACCAGCAAACACACCCAATGGTTTTACTTCCGCGTGCAAAACACCAGGAAAGACCCTGTCTACCGGTTCACCATCACCAACCTGGCCAAGCCCAAGAGCCTCTACAGCGAGGGCGTGAAGCCGCTGCTCTACTCGCAGCGGGACGCCCAGGGCCGCGGCATCGGCTGGCGCCGGGCCGGAGATGACATCCGCTACTACCGGGGTGGCGCTGGAGAGGGCCAGGCTGCCTATCGCCTCACCTGGACCGTGCGCTTCCCCCACGACAGCGATACCTGCTACTTCGCCCACTCCTACCCTTACACCTACTCGGACCTGCAGCGTTACCTGCAGGCAGTGGTGGGCGACCCCGTCCGCTCGCGCTACTGCAAGGTGCGGGCGCTGTGCCGCAGCCTGGCCGGCAACACCGTCTACCTGCTCACCATCACCGGCCCTGCGGGCGTCGCGGTCAAGAGGACGGTGGTGCTGAGCGCCCGCGCGCACCCCGGCGAGAGCGGCGGCTCGTGGGTGATGAGGGGCTTCCTCGACTTCATCTTGAGCGACGCGCCCGGCGCTCAGCTCCTCCGCCAGCTCTTCGTCTTCAAGGTGGTGCCCATGCTGAACCCCGATGGCGTGGTCGTGGGCAACACCCGCTGCTCCCTGGCGGGCAGGGACCTCAACAGGGCCTACCGGACGGCGCTCAAGGACTCCTTCCCCTGTGTCTGGCACACCCGAGCCATGGTGGAGAG GGTCCTGGCGGAGCGGGAGATCCTGCTGTACTGCGACTTCCACGGGCACAGCCGCAAGAACAACGTCTTCATGTACGGCTGCaacggcagcggggccggcgccgcgccaCGGCTGCACGAACGCGTCTTCCCGCTGATGCTGAGCAAGAACGCCCCCGACAAG TTTTCCTTCCGCAGCTGTAAGTTTAAGGTGCAGAAGAGCAAAGAGGGGACCGGGAGGATCGTCATGTGGCGGATGGGCATCTCCAACAGCTACACCATGGAGGCGGCCTTTGGGGGCTCCACGCTGG GTGAGAGGCACTCGCACTTCAGCGTGGAGGACCTCAAATCGCTGGGCCACCACCTCTGCCACACCCTGCTGGACTTCTGCGACCCCGATCCTGCCAAG GTGCAgcagtgcctgctggagctggaggcGCTGCTGCAGCGGCGGCTTCAGCAAAAGCTCGGATGCGAGCCGGCCTCCGGCGGTAGCTGGAGCGACGTTTCCCTCTCGGACCTTGAATCTAG CACCGGCGGCTCCGACAGCTCCGAGTCCGACGACCCTGCCGCTCGCCTCCGCGGCCTGGCGGAGCAG CTTCAACAAAGGAAGAAGAAGCGGCTGCTGACAAGGAGAGAGAGGAACGGCCCGCGTCAGCGACACGCCGTCTCCCGGGACCGGCCGAGCATCTCG GTGAGGCCGGGATCGCCCAGACCACGGAGGCGGCCGGCTccccgggcggccccgagggcaGAGGGGATCGAGCAG GCCGCGGGCCTCGGCTTCATCGCTGTGCTGGCGCCTCGGGCCTGA